The Nocardioides ochotonae genome segment CGCTCCGCGGGCTGGCCAACGACGAGAACATTACCCAACGGGTCCTGCGGATGGGAAATCGGGGGTCAGACTCCGGACGCGTCCGGGTCGGGCGCCGCGAGGTTGTAACCCGCGAGACGGATGGTGCCGGTGTGGTTCTCGAGCACCACCCAGTGACAGTTGCCGACCGCCCGGAACGCCGCCTGCGCGGAGTCGGGCAGGCCGAGAAGGTGCAGGGTCGCGACACGGATCGCCGCGCCGTGGGCGACCGCGACGCCGGTGCCGCCCGGGCCGACGTGGTCGAGCAGCTCGCGCAGCGCCTCCTCGAGGCGCGCGGCGACCGCGGCGGTGGTCTCCCCGCCGGCCGCGACCGAGAGGTCACCCGCGCGGAAGCGCGCGAACTCCTCGGGCGCCCGCGCGGCGTACTCGTCGTGGGTGAGCCCCTGGCGCTCGCCGAGGAAGAACTCGCGCAGGCGCGGGTCGTGGACCGGCTCCAGGCCGGTCTCCTTCGCGACGTACGCCGCGGTCTGGCGGGCCCGGGCGAGGTCGGAGGACCACAGCACGCCGGGTCGGTACGCCGCGATCGCCGGGGCGGCCGCGGCGGCCTGGAGGTGGCCGGTGTCGTCGAGCTCGACGTCGACCTGGCCCTGCACCCGGCCCTCGTGGTTCCACGCGGTGCGGCCGTGGCGCAGCAGGACCAGGCGCTTCGGGCTCACCGCGACTCAGTCCTGGACGGGACCGTCGAGGTCGGCCGGGAGCGCGATGACCGGGCAGTCGCGCCACAGCCGCTCGAGGGCGTAGAACTCCCGCTCCTCCTCGTGCTGCACGTGGATGACGACGTCGCCGTAGTCGAGCAGGACCCAGCGGCCGTCGCGCTCGCCCTCGCGGCGGATCGGCTTGGCGTCGACCTCGCGCAGCTTGCCCTCGACCTCGTCGACGATCGCCTTGACCTGACGGTCGTTGGAGGCGGAGGCGAGCAGGAAGGCGTCGGTGATCGCGAGCTGCTCGCTCACGTCGAAGGCGAGCAGGTTGGTGGCGAGCTTGTCGCTGGCCGCTCGCGCGGCGATGTGGACGAGCTCGACGGCTCGGTCGGTGGCGGTCATGCGGGGTCTCCAGGTGCTTCGGTGGTCTGGGGGTAGAGGTCGTGCTTGGCGACGTACTGGACGACGCCGTCGGGCACGAGGTACCAGACGGGTTCGCCGCGCTCGGAACGGCGACGGCAGTCGGTGGAGCTGATGGCCAGCGCGGGGATCTCCACCATGGTCACCCGGTCGACGGGGATCGAGGAGAGCGTGCCGGCGTCCATCGTGTAGCCGGGGCGGGTGCAGCCCACGAAGTGCGCGAGCGCGAAGAGCTCGTCGGGGTCGCGCCAGGTGAAGATCTCGGTGAGCGCGTCGGCGCCGGTGATGAAGTAGAGCTCGGCGTCCGGCATCGCGGCGCGGAGGTCCTTCAGCGTGTCACGGGTGTAGGTCGGTCCCGCCCGGTCGATGTCGACCCGGGACACCGTGAACCGCGGGTTCGACGCCGTGGCGATCACCGTCATCAGGTAGCGGTGCTCGGCCGGGCTGACCGTGCGGTCGGACTTCTGCCACGGGTCGCCGGTCGGCACGAACACGACCTCGTCGAGGTCGAACCAGGCCTGGACCTCGGAGGCGGCGACCAGGTGGCCGTGGTGGATGGGGTCGAACGTGCCGCCCATGACCCCGACGCGTCGGGGTCTCGGCACGGCGTCGCTCACCTCGGGCGCGGTCCTCAGCTGTGCTCGCGGCCCGCGCCGAAGCTCACCAGGCCGAGCAGCAGGCCGAGCATGATCACCAGGATCACCCCGCCGATGCCCCACGAGAGGGTGTGGTTGATCTCGTGGTGGGTTCCCTCGGCGGCGAGCACGGTCGTCAGAGCGTTCAGCATGGGCACAGACTACCGGTCCCCGCCGACGTCAGCGCACGTGGCCGTCGCCGGTGACGACGAACTTGGTCGAGGTCATCTCCACCAGGCCCATCGGGCCTCGCGCGTGCAGCTTCTGGGTGCTGATCCCGATCTCGGCGCCGAACCCGAACTCCCCGCCGTCGGTGAACCGGGTCGAGGCGTTGACGAGCACCGCCGCGGAGTCCACCGCCGCGGTGAACCGGCGCGCCGCGCCCAGGTCCTCGGTGAGGATCGCCTCGGTGTGCCCGCTGGAGTGCCGCCGGATGTGGGCGATCGCCGCGTCCAGGTCGGGCACCACGGCCGCGGAGATGTCGAGGGAGAGGTACTCGGTGTCCCAGTCCTCCTCGGTGGCCGGCACCACACCGTCGTACGCCGCGAACGCCGCGTCCCCGTGCACGGTCACGCCCGCCTCCTGCAGCGCGGCCACCACCCGCGGCACGAAGGTGTCCGCGAGGTCGGCGTGCACCAGCAGCGACTCCGCGGCGTTGCACACGCTGGTGCGGTGGGTCTTGGCATTGAGCACGACCGCCAGCGCCTTGTCCTGGTCGGCGGCGGCGTCGACGTAGACGTGGCAGTTGCCGGTGCCGGTCTCGATGACGGGGACCGTGGAGTCCTCGACGACCGAGCGGATCAGCCCGGCCCCGCCGCGCGGGATCAGCACGTCGACGTGCCCGCGGGCGCGCATCAGCGCCTTGACGCTGTCGTGGCTGTCGCCCGGCACCAGCTGCACCACGTCGGCCTCGAGCCCCGCGGACACCACCGCGTCGCGCAGCACCGCGACGATCGCGGCGTTGCTGGAGCGCGCGCTGGAGCTGCCGCGCAGCAGCACCGCGTTGCCGGACTTCAGGCAGATGCCGGCCGCGTCGGCGGTGACGTTGGGGCGGGCCTCGTAGATCATCCCGACCACGCCGAAGGGCACCCGCACCTGACGCATCTCCAGGCCGTTGGCCAGCGTGGAGCCACGCACCACCTCCCCCACCGGGTCGGCGAGGCCGGCGACGTCGCGCAGCCCCTGCGCCATCGCCTCGAGGCGCTCGGGGGTCAGCCGCAGCCGGTCGACGATGTTGGCGGGGGTGCCGCCCGCCTCGGCGCGCTCGACGTCCTCGGCGTTGGCGGCCAGGACCTCCTCACTGCGCGCGAGCAGGCCGTCGGCCATCGCGTGCAGGGCGGCGTCCTTCTGGGCGCGGGTGGCCAGCGCGAGCCCGTGGCTGGCCTCGCGGGCGCGACGGGCAACGGCGATGACGTCCTGCTCGGTGCTCATGGGACAAGCCTAGTGAGCGCCCGACCCGGCGACACCTCGGTCTCGCCGGGCCGCTGTCAGTCCGGTACGGCGTGCACGTCCCCGCTGGCGGCGATCGCGCGCAGCAGCCGGTCGGCGGTGCCGGCGGCCGGGTCGTCGCCGTCCTCGGTCGCGAGCTCGACCAGCGCGGCGAGGTCGGCGCAGCGGGCCAGGTCGAGCGCCTCGGCCGGGTCAGTGCCGAGGCGCCCCTGCCACGCGGCCAGCACGCCGGTCACCCAGGACGGGTCCCGGTCGAGGCGCAGCAGGCTGCCGAGGTCGGCGAAGGGATGGCCGGCGTGGGCACGCTCCCAGTCGACGACACCGGTGACGGCCAGCGTGGCGGGGTCCACCAGGACGTTGTCGGGGACCAGGTCGCCGTGCACCAGCGCAGTGCGCTCGACCGCGTCGAGGCGGTCCTGGGCGTCTCCGGCCACCCCGGCCAGGGCGTCGAGGGCGTCGCTGCTCCAGCCGCGGGCCGCCAGGCCACCGGCGTGCCGGGCGATCTGGTCCTCGAGGTCGTCCGGGCGCGGCTCGACGCGCAGCTCGCCGTCCACGAGGCGCCCACGACGCAGCTGGGGCATGCCGGACAGGGTCGCCGCGACGGTGCCGAGCGCCCGCCCGACGACCGCGAGGGCATCGGTCCGGCCCGCGGCACGGAGGTCGGCCAGGAGGAGGTCGCCGCGGACACCCGGCAGGTGCTCGGTCACCAGCATCGCCGGCATCCCGACCGCCGCGTCGGCCCGGCGCAGCTCCAGCACCCGGGGCGCCGGCACCAGCCCTCGCACGAGGCGCAGCACCGACTCCTGCACCTCCGCGGCGTGCGGGCCGTGGTGCGGTGCGGCGAAGATCCGCACCACGCTGCTGCCTCCCCCGACGCGAGCCAGGAACGTCTCCCCCGAGAACCCGCCCTCGAGGGGCTGCAGCGAGGCGCCGATCGCGTCGAAGGGGTCCATGGCCCGGATCCTCGCACCCCGGACGCGACGAAGGCTCCCCGGCCGGAGCCGGGGAGCCTTCGTCGAGACGATCGGGATGAGCCGAGGCTCAGCCCTTGCGCTTGTTGATCTCCTCGGTGGCAGCCGGGAGGACCGCGTGCAGGTCGCCGACGACGCCGAAGTCGACGAGCTCGAAGATCGGCGCCTCCTCGTCCTTGTTGACCGCGACGATGGTCTTCGAGGTCTGCATGCCGGCGCGGTGCTGGATCGCACCGGAGATGCCGTTGGCGACGTAGAGCTGCGGCGACACCGTCTTGCCGGTCTGGCCGACCTGGAAGGTGTGCGGCATCCAGCCGGAGTCGACGGCGGCACGCGAGGCGCCGACGGCGGCACCGAGGGCGTCGGCGAGGCCCTCGACCGGCTCGAAGTTGCCGCCGGTGCCACGACCGCCGGAGACCACGATTGCAGCCTCGGTCAGCTCGGGACGACCGGTGGCCTTGCGCGGCTGGGCGGCCACGATCTGCGCCTTCTTGGCGTCGTCGGAGATCGTCGCGGCGAACTCCTCGACGGTGCCGGCGCCGGCCGCCTCGACCGGGCTGGTCGAGTTGGGCTTGACCGTGATGATCGGGGTGCCCTGGGTGACCTTGGCGGTGACGGTGAAGTTGCCGGCGAACACGCTCTGCGTGGTCACCGGGCCCTCCTGCACGTCGACGGCGTCGGTGATCAGGCCGGACTTGGTCTTGATCGCGAGACGGGCCGCGATCTCCTTGCCCTCGTAGCCGGAGACGATGAGGACCGCGGCGGGCGAGGTCTTCTCGACCAGCTGCTGCAGGACCTCGGCCTTGGGGGCCACCAGGTAGCCCTTCACCTGCGCGTCGTCGACGACGTAGACCTTGTCGGCACCGAACGCGGCCAGCTTCTCCGCGGCGGCGGAGGCCTGGGCGGCGGCGCCGATGAAGACGGCCGAGGGCTCGCCGAGACGCTTGGCCAGGGCCAGCAGCTCGAGGGTGGGCTTGCGGATCGCTCCGTCGACGTGGTCGACGAGAACCAGAACTTCAGACATCAGTGACTCGCTCCTCTACGCACTCTGAGCCGGGGCTCAGATGAACTTCTTCGACGCGAGGAAGTCGGTCAGCGCGGTGGCGCCCGAGCCGTCCTCGTCCTTGACGATCTCACCGGCGGTGCGCGGCGGACGGGCAGCGGTCTCAAGGACCTCCGTCCACGCGGCGCCCAGGCCGACCTCGGCAGCGTCGACACCCAGGTCGGCGAGCGACCAGGTCTCGAGCGGCTTCTTCTTGGCGGCCATGATGCCCTTGAACGACGGGTAGCGGGCCTCGCCGGACTGGTCGGTCACCGAGAGGACCAGCGGCATGGTGCCGCCGATGACCTCGGTCGCCGTGTCGCCGTCGCGCTTGACGCGCACCTGGTCGCCCTGGGTCTCGATGACCGAGGCGAAGGTGACCTGGGGCAGGTTGAGCCGCTCGGCCAGCATCGCCGGGACGACGCTCATGGAGGCGTCGGTCGAGGCCATGCCGCAGACGACGAGGTCGACGGGGCCGGCCTTCTCGACGGCCTTGGCGAGCACCAGCGAGGTGGCGATCGCGTCGGATCCGGCGATGGCGTCGTCGAGGACGTGGATGGCCTTGTCAGCACCCATCTGGAGCGCCTTGCGGACAGCGTCCACGGCCTTCTCCGGACCGACGCACAGCGCGGTCACCTCGGTGTCGTCGCCGGCCTTCTCCTTGATCTGGAGGGCCTGCTCGACGGCGTACTCGTCGAGCTCCGACAGCAGGCCGTCGACGCCGACGCGGTCGACGGTGTTGTCCGACTCGAACTGCCGGTCGGCAGTGGCGTCGGGCACGTACTTCACACAGACAAGAATGTTCATGGCGATGGCCGGGACGGCCCCTCCTGTGGACTCGGATGTGAACGCGAGGCTACCGACAGAAGCGGTGCGTCGACACAGATGACCGCGTCGGCAATCTCACAGTCCCTCACAGTGCCAGTGGCACGGTCGATCCGCCGCATCGGTCCCGTACCGCGGACGACCGCTGCCCCGGGCTCAGGCGTGCAGATCGGCCCCGGCGTGCAGATTCGCCGGGGCCGATCCGTGCAGCTGGTGGTGCGGTGCCGACCTGGGATCAGGCCGGCCCTTTGGTCACTTGATCTTGACGGTGACCGTCTTGCTCGACGCCTTGAAGTTCTTGTTGCCGGCGTACTTCACCGTGAGCTTGTAGTTGCCCTTGGCGATCTTCTTGAACACGGCCTTGGCCGAGCCCTTCTTGATGTTCACGGTGGCCTTGCCGACCTGCTTCTTGCCCTTCTTCAGCACCAGGGTCGCCTTGCCGGCGGGCTTGGCCTTGGCCGAGGTGACGGTGACCGTCGCCGTGAGCTTCTTGGCCTTCTTGGCGTACGCCGTCTTGACGGCGGTCTTGGTCGCGGCCGCGGCGACGACGGGCGCCTTGGCGACGTTGATCTCACCCAGGGTGGCGGCGTCGCCGACCAGGGTGCAGGCGAGCTCCGCGGCGGAGTACTCACCACCGGTGAAGCGGTTCGACGCCTCGACGGTCAGCGCGATGTCCGCGGGAACGACCGTCTTGACGCCGGCAGCGGAGGTGTCGAGGGCGAGGGAGCCGCTCGCGTTCCAGACCATCGGGTCACCCGCAGCAGGAACCGGGGTGTCGGCGAAGGCCAGGCCGATCGAGCCAGCGCTGGTGGACGCCTGCGCCGCGCCGTTGCGGAAAGTCATCGCGATGCGGCCGGCCATGGCCGTCCACTCCTCGCCCCACACCAGGGTCGAGGTGACCGGGACGGTGGCCTTCTTGCCCTGGGTGGCCTTCACCGAGGTGTCGAGCACGGTGTAGAAGGTGGCACGGAAGGCGCCGAACGAGCTGTACTCGCAGTCGTAGGCGTTCGCCACGCCGGCGGGGACCTCGGGACTCGGGGCGTCGCCGACCGTGACGGTGCCGACCTTCTGGTCCTGGCCCGCGTCAGCGGTGCACGGGACATTGACCGGAGCGGTCGCCATACCCACGGTGGCCGTCAGGGCGGCGCTCACCGCGCCGACCTCGATGGGGGCGTCACCCGCGGTGGCCGGCGCGATCAGCTCGGAGCTCGTGGTGCCGGTGAAGACCAGCGGCGCGGAGGCGGGAGTCCAGTCCGCGACCGGGATGGTGACGGTCTTCGACTCGCCGGCGACGAGCACCGCGACGTCGATGGTGCCGCTCAGACGGCTCACCGGACCCATGGCGGTGGTGCCCATGTCCAGCGTGGCCGAGATCTGCGAGGTGAACGCAGCACCCGGAGCCACGGCCTCGGTCGGCGTGCCGACCTCGATGCTGAGCGTCGAGTCCAGGGTCTGGGGCGCGCCGAAGCCGCCCATGACACAGCTGTAGCCAAGGTCGGTCGGGGCCGCGTGTGCGGCGCTGAGCCCGGCCATGGCCG includes the following:
- a CDS encoding electron transfer flavoprotein subunit alpha/FixB family protein, whose amino-acid sequence is MSEVLVLVDHVDGAIRKPTLELLALAKRLGEPSAVFIGAAAQASAAAEKLAAFGADKVYVVDDAQVKGYLVAPKAEVLQQLVEKTSPAAVLIVSGYEGKEIAARLAIKTKSGLITDAVDVQEGPVTTQSVFAGNFTVTAKVTQGTPIITVKPNSTSPVEAAGAGTVEEFAATISDDAKKAQIVAAQPRKATGRPELTEAAIVVSGGRGTGGNFEPVEGLADALGAAVGASRAAVDSGWMPHTFQVGQTGKTVSPQLYVANGISGAIQHRAGMQTSKTIVAVNKDEEAPIFELVDFGVVGDLHAVLPAATEEINKRKG
- a CDS encoding Ig-like domain repeat protein codes for the protein MTTTSFRRRAAAVATGTLAAGALSFVPAMAGLSAAHAAPTDLGYSCVMGGFGAPQTLDSTLSIEVGTPTEAVAPGAAFTSQISATLDMGTTAMGPVSRLSGTIDVAVLVAGESKTVTIPVADWTPASAPLVFTGTTSSELIAPATAGDAPIEVGAVSAALTATVGMATAPVNVPCTADAGQDQKVGTVTVGDAPSPEVPAGVANAYDCEYSSFGAFRATFYTVLDTSVKATQGKKATVPVTSTLVWGEEWTAMAGRIAMTFRNGAAQASTSAGSIGLAFADTPVPAAGDPMVWNASGSLALDTSAAGVKTVVPADIALTVEASNRFTGGEYSAAELACTLVGDAATLGEINVAKAPVVAAAATKTAVKTAYAKKAKKLTATVTVTSAKAKPAGKATLVLKKGKKQVGKATVNIKKGSAKAVFKKIAKGNYKLTVKYAGNKNFKASSKTVTVKIK
- the nadD gene encoding nicotinate-nucleotide adenylyltransferase, which encodes MSDAVPRPRRVGVMGGTFDPIHHGHLVAASEVQAWFDLDEVVFVPTGDPWQKSDRTVSPAEHRYLMTVIATASNPRFTVSRVDIDRAGPTYTRDTLKDLRAAMPDAELYFITGADALTEIFTWRDPDELFALAHFVGCTRPGYTMDAGTLSSIPVDRVTMVEIPALAISSTDCRRRSERGEPVWYLVPDGVVQYVAKHDLYPQTTEAPGDPA
- the rsfS gene encoding ribosome silencing factor, translated to MTATDRAVELVHIAARAASDKLATNLLAFDVSEQLAITDAFLLASASNDRQVKAIVDEVEGKLREVDAKPIRREGERDGRWVLLDYGDVVIHVQHEEEREFYALERLWRDCPVIALPADLDGPVQD
- a CDS encoding histidine phosphatase family protein, producing the protein MSPKRLVLLRHGRTAWNHEGRVQGQVDVELDDTGHLQAAAAAPAIAAYRPGVLWSSDLARARQTAAYVAKETGLEPVHDPRLREFFLGERQGLTHDEYAARAPEEFARFRAGDLSVAAGGETTAAVAARLEEALRELLDHVGPGGTGVAVAHGAAIRVATLHLLGLPDSAQAAFRAVGNCHWVVLENHTGTIRLAGYNLAAPDPDASGV
- a CDS encoding phosphotransferase family protein, whose protein sequence is MDPFDAIGASLQPLEGGFSGETFLARVGGGSSVVRIFAAPHHGPHAAEVQESVLRLVRGLVPAPRVLELRRADAAVGMPAMLVTEHLPGVRGDLLLADLRAAGRTDALAVVGRALGTVAATLSGMPQLRRGRLVDGELRVEPRPDDLEDQIARHAGGLAARGWSSDALDALAGVAGDAQDRLDAVERTALVHGDLVPDNVLVDPATLAVTGVVDWERAHAGHPFADLGSLLRLDRDPSWVTGVLAAWQGRLGTDPAEALDLARCADLAALVELATEDGDDPAAGTADRLLRAIAASGDVHAVPD
- a CDS encoding electron transfer flavoprotein subunit beta/FixA family protein — encoded protein: MKYVPDATADRQFESDNTVDRVGVDGLLSELDEYAVEQALQIKEKAGDDTEVTALCVGPEKAVDAVRKALQMGADKAIHVLDDAIAGSDAIATSLVLAKAVEKAGPVDLVVCGMASTDASMSVVPAMLAERLNLPQVTFASVIETQGDQVRVKRDGDTATEVIGGTMPLVLSVTDQSGEARYPSFKGIMAAKKKPLETWSLADLGVDAAEVGLGAAWTEVLETAARPPRTAGEIVKDEDGSGATALTDFLASKKFI
- a CDS encoding glutamate-5-semialdehyde dehydrogenase; protein product: MSTEQDVIAVARRAREASHGLALATRAQKDAALHAMADGLLARSEEVLAANAEDVERAEAGGTPANIVDRLRLTPERLEAMAQGLRDVAGLADPVGEVVRGSTLANGLEMRQVRVPFGVVGMIYEARPNVTADAAGICLKSGNAVLLRGSSSARSSNAAIVAVLRDAVVSAGLEADVVQLVPGDSHDSVKALMRARGHVDVLIPRGGAGLIRSVVEDSTVPVIETGTGNCHVYVDAAADQDKALAVVLNAKTHRTSVCNAAESLLVHADLADTFVPRVVAALQEAGVTVHGDAAFAAYDGVVPATEEDWDTEYLSLDISAAVVPDLDAAIAHIRRHSSGHTEAILTEDLGAARRFTAAVDSAAVLVNASTRFTDGGEFGFGAEIGISTQKLHARGPMGLVEMTSTKFVVTGDGHVR